The Paenibacillus macerans genome includes a window with the following:
- a CDS encoding pectate lyase gives MKNRVTKAWSMVLFFSLAISLITGGLQNTKTYAAGLSIIGGGGWNETAHVEWSPVSNAEGYNVYVKPESASDSSYQQIDNELIRKYPSFWRADALGLAAGDYVMKVEARLTDGSTVSAVSDKLSVASHDRSGFAFSSDSLYGTGSGAYNDDGTLKDGAQVLYVTSETAQTVTLDVQINSSGRVQTGVGIGEILQLRQKGYDTTPLAIRFIGKITADDMKGQLNSSGYLQVKGKKNYSEMNMTVEGIGDDAYAYGWGILLRYTGNVEVRNLGLMLFPDDGISLDTGNANVWVHNNDLFYGTAGGDADQAKGDGSTDLKKGSTNITISYNHYWDSGKAALVGLSESAEFFATFHHNWFDHSDSRHPRIRVASVHIYNNFYDGVSKYGVGVTTGASAFVESNYFRHTKYPMMSSLQGTDALGEGTFSGETGGVIKAYNNMIVDAASLIYANSNNGTAAANEKSFDAYLASSRNETVPSTYKALKGGTAYNNFDTSVDTGVNAADIDNASDVEQMVTAKAGRLNNGDFAWKFDNSVDDKSYAINSALMAKIRSYTTQLVSVGGNSIPQEPAPGPAPEPTPEPTPEPTPTPEPAPEPTPTPEPTPEPTPTPIPDPTTGEQVHNFTVAGTASDFFDIEGNLSASKGTVEYNGLTLTQCLKIETATRIGFTTTEDSTLTLVFNSEDGKKIKIDGTSYPITDGIVSVPLTPGAHTITKDNPVNLYYMELK, from the coding sequence ATGAAGAACAGGGTTACAAAAGCATGGAGTATGGTTTTATTTTTTTCTCTGGCAATTTCTTTAATAACAGGAGGACTGCAAAATACTAAAACTTATGCTGCCGGTCTTTCGATCATCGGCGGTGGAGGCTGGAATGAAACGGCGCATGTAGAATGGTCTCCTGTTAGCAATGCGGAAGGATATAATGTATACGTTAAACCTGAAAGTGCATCGGATTCTTCCTATCAGCAAATTGATAATGAACTGATCCGAAAATACCCTTCTTTTTGGAGAGCGGATGCCTTAGGTCTTGCAGCCGGAGATTATGTCATGAAAGTTGAAGCAAGACTAACAGACGGTTCAACGGTGAGTGCAGTTTCAGATAAGCTGTCCGTAGCGTCGCATGACAGATCCGGGTTTGCTTTCTCATCAGACTCGCTATATGGCACAGGCTCAGGTGCTTATAATGATGATGGAACACTTAAGGATGGTGCCCAGGTTTTGTATGTCACATCCGAGACTGCACAAACCGTGACCCTTGATGTGCAAATCAATAGCTCGGGGCGCGTTCAAACAGGTGTTGGCATAGGCGAGATTTTGCAATTAAGACAAAAAGGTTATGATACTACACCTCTTGCCATCCGGTTTATTGGAAAAATTACGGCTGATGACATGAAAGGCCAACTTAATAGCAGCGGCTATCTGCAAGTCAAAGGCAAAAAAAATTATTCGGAAATGAATATGACGGTTGAAGGGATTGGAGACGATGCCTATGCTTACGGATGGGGAATCCTGCTTAGATATACCGGAAATGTGGAAGTGAGAAACCTGGGGCTGATGTTGTTCCCTGACGATGGTATTTCGTTGGATACGGGGAATGCCAATGTTTGGGTGCATAACAATGATCTATTCTATGGAACTGCAGGAGGAGATGCTGACCAAGCCAAGGGCGATGGTTCCACGGACCTTAAAAAGGGATCGACAAATATTACGATCTCTTATAATCACTACTGGGATTCAGGAAAAGCGGCTCTGGTCGGCTTGAGTGAATCGGCTGAATTTTTTGCCACCTTCCATCATAACTGGTTTGATCATTCGGACTCCCGTCATCCGCGGATTAGAGTGGCATCCGTTCATATCTATAATAACTTCTATGATGGAGTCTCGAAATATGGCGTCGGTGTTACTACGGGAGCTTCAGCCTTTGTGGAATCCAATTATTTTAGACATACTAAATATCCAATGATGAGTTCCTTGCAAGGTACGGATGCTTTAGGGGAAGGTACGTTTTCAGGCGAAACCGGAGGTGTGATCAAGGCCTACAACAATATGATTGTTGATGCGGCCAGTCTGATTTATGCAAACTCCAACAACGGGACAGCTGCGGCAAATGAAAAATCATTTGATGCGTATTTAGCTTCGTCAAGAAATGAAACCGTACCAAGCACATACAAAGCATTAAAAGGAGGAACGGCTTATAATAACTTTGATACAAGCGTCGATACGGGCGTAAATGCTGCAGACATTGATAACGCAAGCGATGTTGAACAAATGGTTACTGCCAAAGCGGGACGCCTGAATAACGGAGACTTTGCATGGAAATTTGATAATTCCGTGGATGACAAGTCGTATGCAATCAATTCAGCTCTAATGGCTAAAATAAGAAGCTACACAACTCAACTTGTATCTGTGGGCGGAAATTCAATCCCGCAAGAACCTGCACCAGGACCCGCACCAGAGCCAACACCGGAACCTACACCGGAACCCACGCCAACACCAGAACCTGCACCGGAGCCTACACCAACACCAGAACCTACACCAGAGCCGACACCGACACCCATTCCGGACCCGACAACCGGAGAACAAGTTCATAACTTTACCGTAGCCGGAACCGCCAGCGACTTCTTTGATATTGAAGGGAATCTTTCGGCAAGCAAGGGAACTGTGGAGTATAACGGTCTGACTCTAACGCAATGTTTAAAAATCGAGACCGCGACCCGTATCGGTTTCACCACAACGGAAGATTCAACATTAACACTAGTGTTTAATTCAGAAGACGGAAAGAAGATCAAGATCGATGGAACCAGCTATCCAATAACTGATGGTATTGTCAGTGTACCGCTTACTCCTGGCGCACATACTATTACAAAAGATAATCCTGTAAATCTTTATTATATGGAACTGAAATAG
- a CDS encoding LysR family transcriptional regulator has protein sequence MESGDLRIFQAVAREGSITKAAQMLNYVQSNVTNRIQYLEAQLGIPLFRRSNRGMTLTPAGENLLGYADKILTLLDEAVKTTQYSDHPAGPLRIGSIETTAAIHLTPLLAEYRLQYPDVNLSLTTGVTHALVQKVLNYELDGAFVYGPVDDPDIEHAAAFEEELVLISEPGKSDMHELLAKPMLFFDVGCTHRAKAESFLRGTGLTAYQIMEFGTLAVILDGVSAGLGVSMLPRSSIAKAEEAGKVAFHSLPEEYRNLEVWFVYRQGSIYSSALSRLIQLIETKQ, from the coding sequence ATGGAAAGCGGAGACTTGAGAATATTTCAAGCTGTAGCTCGAGAGGGGAGCATAACCAAGGCGGCGCAAATGTTGAACTACGTACAGTCTAATGTGACGAATCGTATTCAGTACCTCGAGGCTCAACTAGGAATCCCTCTTTTTCGGCGATCCAATCGAGGGATGACGCTAACTCCGGCTGGCGAGAATTTACTGGGATATGCGGATAAAATACTGACTCTGCTGGACGAAGCTGTGAAAACTACACAATACTCCGACCATCCTGCAGGGCCTCTTAGGATAGGTTCTATTGAAACGACTGCGGCCATTCATCTGACCCCCCTATTGGCCGAATATCGATTACAATACCCGGATGTGAACTTATCGCTCACTACGGGTGTTACACATGCTCTCGTGCAAAAAGTGTTGAATTACGAGCTTGATGGAGCGTTTGTTTATGGTCCGGTTGACGATCCGGATATAGAACATGCCGCGGCTTTCGAAGAGGAGTTGGTGCTGATCTCGGAGCCGGGAAAAAGCGACATGCACGAGTTGCTTGCGAAGCCGATGTTGTTTTTCGATGTTGGTTGTACGCATCGGGCAAAAGCAGAGAGCTTTCTGAGAGGGACTGGCCTGACCGCATATCAGATTATGGAGTTTGGAACATTAGCAGTTATTCTGGATGGGGTTTCCGCTGGGCTCGGCGTGTCTATGTTGCCGCGATCGTCGATTGCTAAAGCGGAAGAGGCAGGCAAAGTCGCTTTCCACAGTTTACCTGAAGAGTACCGAAATTTGGAGGTATGGTTTGTGTATAGACAAGGCTCAATATACTCTAGTGCGTTGTCAAGATTAATACAACTTATTGAAACGAAGCAATAA